The following nucleotide sequence is from Flavimarina sp. Hel_I_48.
TTTAAAGTCGTGTAAATAATAAAATGGTCGTGGTAAGTGCAGTAAATATTGATAATACGGTTGTAAAGGATGATAGTCCCGTAGTGCCCGTACCTAGTGATTTCTGGGGCAGGGGATTGACCAGTATAAGGTCATTGGGCTGAATGTTATAATACGGGGATTGCATGGACTCTATTTCGGTAAGATCCAGATGATGTACGCGTTGGCCACCCGGATACTGCCTTATAATTACCACATCTTTCCTGTCACCGGTAATCAATATATCACCGCTGTTTGCGATAGCATCCATAAGGCTCAGTTTTTCTACCAGTTCCACCTTGACGCCGGGGCTGCCCACCTCACCAGCTATGGTGTATTTAATCCCGGCTAGTTTTACGGTTACAAAAATGTTTGCTTCTTCGGTAAAGTAGTCCTCCAGAAGTTTTTGTTCAATGATTTTACGAATCTCCTCTGTAGTATAGCCTAAAACATTGACTTCTCCCAGTGTGGGAACCCGTATTTTGCCATGACGGTCTACAGCAAATCCATCGTAATAATAACCTTCATCCAGAGCGTTGCCGCCCGACTCTGATTCCTGACCGGCATTAGATGAAGATGGGTTGAAAAGGGTTACTAATTTCTGATCCAGCGCCTTGATGCGTAAGCTCAGGACATCGTTGATCTGAACCCGGTAGGGGCGCTGTTGCAGATCAATTGAAATCAAGCTGTCGTCAGTTTTTGTGTTTTCCTGTAAATATGTAAGATCTTTTGTAGGAATGCAGGACGTCAAGGCCAACAGCATTAGTATATAAAAAATATAAGTTAAGCTTCGCATAGCTTGG
It contains:
- a CDS encoding polysaccharide biosynthesis/export family protein; protein product: MRSLTYIFYILMLLALTSCIPTKDLTYLQENTKTDDSLISIDLQQRPYRVQINDVLSLRIKALDQKLVTLFNPSSSNAGQESESGGNALDEGYYYDGFAVDRHGKIRVPTLGEVNVLGYTTEEIRKIIEQKLLEDYFTEEANIFVTVKLAGIKYTIAGEVGSPGVKVELVEKLSLMDAIANSGDILITGDRKDVVIIRQYPGGQRVHHLDLTEIESMQSPYYNIQPNDLILVNPLPQKSLGTGTTGLSSFTTVLSIFTALTTTILLFTRL